In Heterodontus francisci isolate sHetFra1 chromosome 30, sHetFra1.hap1, whole genome shotgun sequence, a genomic segment contains:
- the nsrp1 gene encoding nuclear speckle splicing regulatory protein 1, with protein MAAPVRQYGLILSKKTKQNTLALSKHSIFDDSDDETSVNESLQKESLKKKMMKQTKLEIQKALEEDATVYEYDSVYDDLQQKKMESNTKLVSGTNKQPKYIESLLKAVGERKKEQDRRMERKIQKEREAEGEKYIDKDAFVTSAYKKKLQELAEEEERERREAEREASLDVTKQKDLSGFYRHFLNQKVGEEVIPECSIRGTKGVKEEQSRNYPDENDSKNPDIIARGSMSKDKLNQDLDADSDFEIDSGDDSEAKNGQKKLASKTRNDDESSETNEEKARSRQYRRHAGSSSEEEQSHHQHMGHSTKEGRSEKSKSHSKSYRDKEKSLRSRETSSHKEHKHEKEKHRDKNHGRKEREREKYKDSREQKRIKEEKSKDKDYNSGRDERHRDYREKHKERDEQVRDEKLKEQERNKVEKYSKKDDRKKEEKHREQDQEVGNRDKEVSEREQEGETFERADKKYGSSDLREDSSSNTSEKEKPRKHDHKRSRSEEKRIEGLSLETRNNEDEDKNRNLLCEQKSKDDPKKETNGAEHTQQLSKFVKRSNQETITSAKERYLARRMNRALTKSYIEPEENE; from the exons ACTTCGGTCAATGAGAGCCTTCAGAAGGAGTCGCTGAAGAAAAAAATGATGAAGCAG actaagttagaaatacagaaggcACTAGAGGAAGATGCCACAGTCTATGAATACGACAGTGTTTATGATGACCTTCAACAGAAGAAGATGGAAAGCAACACAAAGTTGGTGTCTGGTACAAATAAACAG CCCAAGTACATTGAGAGCCTCCTGAAAGCGGTAGGGGAACGTAAAAAGGAACAGGACAGAAGGATGGAACGAAAAATTCAAAAGGAAAGAGAGGCTGAAGGAGAGAAGTATATAGACAAAGACGCATTTGTCACTTCAGCCTATAAAAAGAAGCTCCAAGAACTAGCTGAGGAGGAAGAGCGAGAACGGAGAGAAGCAGAAAGAGAGG CATCTTTGGATGTAACAAAACAGAAGGACCTCAGTGGTTTCTACCGGCACTTTTTGAATCAGAAAGTGGGTGAAGAGGTGATTCCAGAATGCAGCATTCGTGGAACCAAAGG tgtgaaagaAGAACAATCCAGAAACTATCCTGATGAGAATGACTCTAAAAATCCTGATATCATAGCAAGGGGCTCCATGTCTAAGGATAAACTCAACCAAGACCTTGATGCAGACAGTGACTTTGAAATTGACAGTGGTGATGACAGCGAAGCTAAAAATGGTCAAAAAAAATTGGCTTCCAAAACAAGAAATGATGATGAAAGTTCAGAGACTAACGAAGAGAAGGCAAGAAGTCGTCAGTACAGAAGGCATGCAGGGTCCTCTAGTGAGGAAGAGCAAAGTCACCATCAACATATGGGCCATTCAACCAAAGAAGGCAGAAGTGAGAAAAGCAAGAGCCACTCAAAGAGTTATAGAGATAAGGAAAAAAGCTTGAGAAGTAGGGAAACTTCCAGCCATAAAGAGCACAAACACGAAAAGGAAAAGCATAGAGACAAAAATCATGGTAGAaaggagagagaacgagaaaaataTAAGGATAGCAGAGAACAGAAGAGAATCAAGGAGGAAAAATCTAAAGATAAAGACTACAACAGTGGAAGAGACGAGAGACACCGAGATTACAGAGAAAAGCATAAAGAAAGGGATGAACAAGTGAGAGATGAAAAACTCAAGGAACAAGAGCGAAACAAAGTGGAAAAGTATTCAAAGAAAGATgacagaaaaaaggaagaaaagcaCAGAGAACAAGACCAAGAAGTGGGAAACAGGGACAAGGAGGTTTCTGAAAGGGAACAGGAAGGAGAAACCTTTGAAAGAGCTGATAAGAAATATGGAAGCAGTGATCTAAGGGAAGATAGCTCCAGCAATACCTCAGAAAAAGAAAAACCCAGAAAACATGATCACAAGCGATCCAGGTCTGAAGAAAAAAGAATTGAAGGACTGAGTTTAGAAACCAGAAATAATGAAGATGAGGACAAGAACCGGAATTTGTTGTGTGAGCAAAAATCAAAAGATGATCCCAAAAAGGAAACAAATGGGGCTGAACACACCCAACAGCTCAGTAAATTTGTCAAGCGCAGCAATCAAGAGACTATTACGTCCGCAAAAGAGCGATATCTCGCAAGGCGGATGAACAGGGCTTTAACAAAGTCATATATTGAGCCAGAAGAAAATGAGTAA